Proteins encoded within one genomic window of Natator depressus isolate rNatDep1 chromosome 1, rNatDep2.hap1, whole genome shotgun sequence:
- the LOC141984861 gene encoding natural killer cells antigen CD94-like produces the protein MCEQAVTYVDLKCQTLSKEQKKKTPKNTRAKEINEEVVTYTELKCQNASEQQRRRRTTNPQGKDSSAPSPAWRLIAGILGIFCLALLIAVGVLAANVFQISLVPCRQHDNLTQHQEITQGWKFLCPENWFPHGEKCYHFSTESKPWLESQKACSSSGSRLLLVENKEELDFISPLATSHWIGLSREKTDRPWMWGNGTAFSTDGFAVKKGYIDGNCAYVTGQELSSGPCKYGKRYICEQLVLWPKLEI, from the exons ATGTGTGAGCAGGCAGTGACCTATGTAGACCTGAAATGTCAAACTCTTTCCAAGGAGCAGAAGAAAAAGACACCTAAGAACACTAGGGCCAAAG AAATAAACGAGGAGGTGGTGACCTACACAGAACTGAAATGCCAGAATGCTTCTGAGCAGCAGAGGAGACGAAGGACTACGAACCCCCAGGGCAAAG attctTCTGCTCCATCTCCTGCATGGAGGCTTATAGCAGGGATTTTGGGGATCTTCTGTTTGGCTTTGCTCATAGCAGTGGGGGTTTTGGCTGCAAATG TTTTTCAGATCTCCCTTGTACCATGTAGACAGCATGATAACCTCACCCAGCACCAGGAAATTACCCAAG ggTGGAAGTTTCTTTGTCCAGAAAATTGGTTTCCCCATGGAGAGAAATGTTACCACTTTTCTACTGAATCCAAACCTTGGCTGGAGAGTCAAAAGGCCTGCTCTTCTTCTGGCTCCAGACTCCTCCTGGTAGAAAACAAAGAAGAGCTG GACTTCATTAGCCCCCTTGCAACTTCTCACTGGATAGGATTGTCACGTGAGAAGACCGACAGACCGTGGATGTGGGGGAATGGCACAGCTTTCTCCACTGACGG GTTTGCAGTAAAGAAAGGATACATTGATGGGAACTGTGCATATGTCACAGGTCAAGAGCTCTCCTCTGGTCCATGCAAATATGGAAAGCGCTATATTTGTGAGCAGCTGGTTCTTTGGCCAAAGCTTGAGATATAG